The Flavobacterium jumunjinense genome includes a region encoding these proteins:
- a CDS encoding PQQ-dependent sugar dehydrogenase has protein sequence MKTIVVVLFTSLFSFSQTIDLQSFASGFTEPVEIAHAGDSRLFVAEKGGLIKILNTNGSVNATPFLDVSTLTNAGGERGLLGLAFHPDFATNGYFFINYTNSSNNTVIARYIVSSNPDVATSTGVVLMTINQPYSNHNGGCLKFGTDGFLYIGMGDGGSGGDPQGYSQNLTIDSGNPTRVFLGKMLRIDVNVATTPYYSIPATNPYVGQTGKEEIWAIGLRNPWKFTFNKNNGDLWIADVGQNSIEEINKTVAPLTPGLNFGWRCYEGNSTYNTSGCVPMSSLTMPFAEYDHSGGNCSVTGGYVYTGTTYPNFQNKYFFADYCVNRIGYVDVTNGSTTYTSNFSGNAYYTTFGEDISGELYIAASANGTIYKIIDTSLNSPDFESNGFSLYPNPTSSSFTISNSTTVLIREIQLFDVTGKLVLTKDISENKTIHTSSLSKGIYTVTLLDNNNKRYNSKLVIQ, from the coding sequence ATGAAAACTATCGTAGTAGTACTCTTTACGAGTCTTTTTTCTTTTTCACAAACCATAGACTTACAGTCTTTTGCTTCTGGATTTACAGAACCTGTAGAAATTGCTCACGCAGGAGATTCTCGCTTATTTGTAGCCGAAAAAGGAGGTCTTATTAAAATTTTAAACACAAATGGAAGCGTTAATGCAACTCCGTTTTTAGATGTTTCTACTCTTACAAATGCTGGAGGAGAAAGAGGATTGCTAGGTCTTGCTTTTCATCCTGATTTTGCAACAAATGGTTACTTTTTTATTAACTACACTAATTCTAGCAACAATACTGTAATTGCTCGATATATTGTGAGTTCCAATCCTGATGTTGCTACTTCAACTGGAGTGGTACTAATGACGATTAACCAACCTTATAGCAACCATAATGGTGGGTGTCTTAAATTTGGTACTGACGGGTTTTTGTATATAGGTATGGGAGATGGCGGAAGCGGTGGAGACCCACAAGGTTATTCTCAAAACCTAACTATAGATAGCGGAAACCCAACTCGAGTTTTTCTAGGTAAAATGCTTCGAATTGATGTAAATGTTGCTACAACGCCATACTATTCAATACCTGCAACAAACCCTTATGTTGGACAAACAGGAAAAGAAGAAATTTGGGCTATTGGTTTACGTAATCCTTGGAAATTCACATTTAATAAAAACAATGGTGATTTATGGATTGCAGATGTTGGACAAAATAGTATTGAAGAAATTAATAAAACTGTAGCTCCTTTAACTCCTGGTTTAAACTTTGGTTGGAGATGTTATGAAGGGAATTCAACCTATAATACTTCTGGTTGTGTGCCAATGAGCAGTTTAACAATGCCTTTTGCAGAATATGATCATAGCGGAGGAAATTGTTCTGTTACTGGTGGCTATGTATATACGGGTACAACGTATCCTAATTTTCAAAACAAGTATTTTTTTGCTGATTATTGTGTAAATAGAATTGGTTATGTAGACGTTACAAATGGAAGCACAACATATACCTCTAATTTTTCTGGAAATGCATATTATACCACTTTTGGAGAAGATATAAGCGGAGAATTATACATTGCGGCTTCTGCCAACGGAACAATTTATAAAATTATCGATACGTCTTTAAATAGTCCTGATTTTGAGAGTAACGGTTTCTCACTTTATCCAAATCCTACTTCAAGTAGTTTTACTATTTCTAATTCTACTACAGTTTTAATTAGAGAAATTCAATTATTTGATGTTACTGGAAAATTAGTTTTAACAAAAGACATTTCAGAAAATAAAACAATACATACTTCTTCCCTTTCAAAAGGAATTTACACAGTTACTCTTTTGGATAACAACAACAAACGTTATAATTCGAAACTTGTAATTCAATAA
- a CDS encoding DUF4139 domain-containing protein produces the protein MKKIIVGFTLFISASLFAQKPIFTTAKVNAATVYVNSAELFQSTSVNLPKGTSEIIIKNVADYVNESTVQINAPKNITVLSVQFTKNYISEYEIDESNPTIKKVRDSIDFVNKEINRTYNQRTSYSKTIELLDKNQQISGGNASLSVAELMKLVDYYNTKRTELSNLVNTYTEKQNLLTEKLEKLKARLEINTKNEEKTSKGKLILQVMNELAGNIDLDINYLTQGASWQPFYDLRAENISSPIDMLYKGQVTQNTGIDWKKIKLTLSSGNPNQSNVTPILRAWFLRFGSLNHGYYNRGDLALNYIQSKSAVYDIKEKDKLAKEVASISDYTTISENQLNVTFDIDIAYDISSNGKAHSVVLKEIKLPASYKYYAVPKMEKEAFLLAEINDYSKFNLLPGEANIIFEGTYVGKTFINANATADTLNLSMGRDKKISIKREKVVDKSGTKFLSSYKEQVFTYDLIVRNNKKESINMILKDQYPISTDKDITIELLDKDKASANEETGVLTWKIDLKPNETKKFRISYKVKYPKDKTIENL, from the coding sequence ATGAAAAAAATAATAGTAGGATTCACACTATTCATAAGTGCTTCACTTTTTGCACAAAAACCTATTTTCACCACTGCAAAAGTAAATGCTGCCACGGTCTATGTTAATAGTGCTGAATTATTTCAATCCACATCGGTTAACCTTCCAAAAGGAACAAGTGAAATCATTATTAAAAACGTTGCCGATTATGTAAACGAAAGTACGGTTCAAATTAATGCACCAAAAAACATTACAGTATTATCAGTTCAATTTACCAAAAATTACATTTCAGAATATGAAATAGACGAAAGCAATCCAACCATTAAAAAAGTGAGAGATAGTATTGATTTTGTTAACAAAGAAATTAATAGAACATACAATCAACGCACATCCTATTCAAAAACTATTGAATTATTAGACAAAAATCAACAAATTTCTGGTGGAAACGCAAGTTTAAGTGTTGCCGAATTAATGAAACTTGTTGATTATTATAACACAAAAAGAACAGAGCTAAGCAACTTAGTAAACACCTATACAGAAAAGCAAAACCTATTAACGGAAAAATTAGAAAAACTTAAAGCTCGATTAGAGATTAATACTAAAAATGAAGAAAAAACTTCCAAAGGAAAATTGATTCTTCAAGTAATGAATGAATTAGCTGGAAATATAGATTTAGACATTAATTACCTAACACAAGGTGCTTCTTGGCAACCGTTCTATGATTTAAGAGCTGAAAATATTAGTAGCCCAATTGACATGTTATACAAAGGACAAGTGACACAAAACACAGGAATTGATTGGAAAAAAATAAAACTAACATTGTCTAGTGGCAATCCTAACCAAAGCAATGTGACTCCAATTTTAAGAGCATGGTTCTTGCGTTTTGGAAGTCTTAATCATGGATATTATAATAGAGGAGATTTAGCCTTAAACTATATTCAATCAAAATCTGCTGTCTATGACATAAAAGAAAAAGATAAATTAGCAAAAGAAGTAGCATCAATATCCGACTACACCACTATTTCAGAAAATCAATTAAATGTTACTTTTGACATTGACATTGCTTACGACATTTCCTCTAATGGTAAAGCGCATAGTGTTGTTTTAAAAGAAATTAAATTACCTGCTTCATACAAATATTATGCTGTGCCAAAAATGGAAAAAGAAGCATTCTTATTAGCTGAAATAAACGATTATTCAAAATTTAATCTATTACCAGGAGAAGCAAACATCATTTTTGAAGGCACCTATGTAGGAAAAACATTCATTAATGCTAATGCTACAGCAGACACCTTAAACTTAAGCATGGGTAGAGACAAGAAGATTTCTATTAAACGAGAAAAAGTAGTTGATAAATCCGGTACTAAATTTTTATCTTCCTATAAAGAACAAGTATTTACTTATGATCTTATCGTAAGAAACAATAAAAAAGAAAGTATTAATATGATATTAAAAGATCAATATCCAATTAGTACAGATAAAGACATCACCATTGAACTTTTAGACAAAGACAAGGCAAGTGCTAATGAAGAGACAGGTGTTTTAACTTGGAAAATTGATTTAAAACCCAATGAAACGAAAAAATTCAGGATTAGCTACAAAGTGAAATATCCGAAAGATAAAACAATCGAAAATCTATAA
- a CDS encoding vWA domain-containing protein yields MKTKLFYISTLLATTLTFGSCNNSKAETITNPETAVTTLTEKPTAENKIQVAILLDTSGSMNGLIEQAKSRLWNIVNTLTTLKYKGKTPEIEISLYEYGNSGLSSESNYIRQISPLSTDLDLISEKLFSLKTNGGEEYCGAVIQDAVTQLKWKDGNKNMKLVYIAGNEPFNQGSINYKDAVKNALNNDIYVNTIFCGNNEEGIRTFWQDGAITGNGKYFNIDSNQRVQYINTPYDDQITKCNERINTTYISYGRKGAEKKMNQATQDANAESVSKANYVERSVSKSKQVYKNDSWDLVDKISENEEALDDIAKEELPSELKDKNKAEIKVYVAQKSAEREKIQKEISVLAKKRQEYIDNEMKKQKTQDDLGNAIASSIVALGKNKGYTVEK; encoded by the coding sequence ATGAAAACGAAACTTTTTTACATCAGTACATTATTAGCAACTACATTAACATTTGGAAGCTGCAATAATTCAAAGGCAGAAACGATAACTAATCCAGAAACAGCAGTTACAACATTGACAGAAAAACCAACTGCAGAAAACAAAATTCAGGTAGCTATTCTTTTAGACACATCGGGTAGTATGAATGGATTAATTGAACAAGCAAAATCGCGTTTATGGAATATCGTGAATACATTAACAACCTTGAAATATAAAGGCAAAACTCCTGAAATTGAAATAAGCTTATATGAATATGGAAATTCAGGTTTATCATCTGAATCAAATTACATTAGACAAATTTCACCGCTGTCAACTGATTTGGATTTAATTTCCGAAAAACTTTTCTCACTTAAAACGAATGGCGGTGAAGAATATTGTGGAGCTGTTATTCAAGATGCTGTTACCCAATTAAAATGGAAAGACGGAAACAAAAATATGAAATTGGTTTATATTGCAGGAAACGAACCTTTCAATCAAGGTAGTATTAATTATAAAGATGCTGTAAAAAACGCTCTAAATAATGACATCTATGTGAACACTATTTTTTGTGGTAATAACGAAGAAGGCATTCGTACGTTTTGGCAAGATGGTGCTATTACTGGAAATGGAAAATATTTCAATATTGATTCTAATCAACGTGTACAATATATCAACACGCCTTATGATGATCAAATTACAAAATGTAATGAAAGAATAAACACTACCTATATTAGTTATGGTAGAAAAGGAGCCGAAAAGAAAATGAATCAAGCAACGCAAGATGCTAATGCAGAAAGTGTTTCTAAAGCCAATTATGTAGAACGTTCTGTAAGCAAATCAAAACAAGTGTATAAAAATGACAGTTGGGATTTAGTAGATAAAATAAGTGAAAACGAAGAAGCGTTAGACGACATTGCAAAAGAAGAATTACCTTCGGAATTAAAAGATAAAAATAAAGCAGAAATTAAAGTTTATGTTGCTCAAAAATCGGCTGAAAGAGAAAAAATTCAGAAAGAAATAAGTGTTTTAGCAAAAAAGCGTCAGGAATATATTGACAACGAAATGAAAAAACAAAAAACACAAGACGATTTAGGAAACGCAATTGCATCCTCAATTGTTGCATTAGGAAAAAATAAAGGGTACACCGTAGAAAAATAA
- a CDS encoding tetratricopeptide repeat-containing sensor histidine kinase, protein MRKNKILYITFLMLLLALSVRGQDSIKKKTTKAVFSNSIRKLEQSIDANDAYKTAKNYEELALVYQKKGDFAKAEAFYKKAEQGFVKLNKVEDKIRVTRSIAQVQEKQNKTIPAIQSYDKAGRIADDDLSQRLNYNDANRLRNQSNPKAQSDYINSNIQLLEEKSNDKLAKEYKNKEVKEEVAKAYVQRAEINLSNAEAQEAIESYETALDYVKDDKVETIKIKNKIADVYKEDNQLDKALTVNLNLLEEANKNNDFETEIKQLQQVADIYFQSNQPEAAIISLKKAYALASEKGVSKEVKTSLKLLLEHYKSSGNDKESILLYDDFLTNFDKIIAADSSLIDEKVFQISEKKILQLEKEKALKDELITKKNRFNYFLIGSLVLLFIFLVLIVKALYSIKTKNKKIALQSLRREMNPHFIFNSLNSVNQFISENKELEANKYLTSYSNLMRNMMENSNKDFISLSNEMEQLKKYLDLEHLRFQDKFNYEIILDEAIDSEAVFIPNMILQPHLENAIWHGLRYKEEKGSLVLKFELQHKKIQITIDDNGIGLTQSKALKTVNQKVHQSRGTTNTLERIKLLNDLYKMNITFSIAEKEKPQTGTIVEITIPLLDKI, encoded by the coding sequence ATGCGAAAAAATAAAATCCTATATATCACCTTTTTAATGCTTCTTCTGGCTTTGTCTGTAAGGGGGCAAGATTCTATTAAAAAGAAAACGACTAAAGCAGTTTTTTCTAATTCTATAAGGAAATTAGAACAATCTATAGATGCAAACGATGCTTATAAAACAGCAAAAAATTATGAAGAATTAGCATTAGTATATCAAAAAAAAGGCGATTTTGCCAAAGCAGAAGCGTTTTACAAAAAGGCAGAACAAGGTTTTGTGAAATTGAATAAAGTTGAAGATAAAATTAGAGTAACACGTTCAATTGCTCAAGTACAAGAAAAACAAAATAAAACTATTCCTGCAATTCAAAGTTATGATAAGGCTGGACGAATTGCTGATGATGATCTTTCTCAACGATTAAATTATAATGATGCCAATCGCTTGCGAAATCAAAGTAATCCAAAAGCACAATCGGATTATATAAATTCAAATATTCAACTCTTAGAAGAAAAATCGAATGATAAATTAGCTAAAGAATATAAGAATAAAGAAGTAAAAGAAGAAGTTGCAAAAGCGTATGTTCAAAGAGCAGAAATTAATTTATCAAATGCAGAAGCTCAAGAAGCCATTGAAAGTTATGAAACAGCTTTAGACTATGTAAAAGATGATAAAGTTGAAACGATTAAGATTAAGAATAAAATTGCAGATGTTTATAAAGAAGACAATCAATTAGACAAAGCCTTAACTGTTAATTTGAATCTTCTGGAAGAAGCAAATAAGAATAATGATTTTGAAACGGAAATAAAGCAACTACAACAAGTAGCAGATATTTATTTTCAATCTAACCAACCAGAAGCAGCGATTATTTCTTTAAAGAAAGCTTATGCTTTAGCTAGTGAAAAAGGAGTTTCTAAAGAAGTGAAAACAAGTTTAAAATTACTTTTAGAACATTATAAATCGAGCGGAAATGATAAAGAAAGTATATTATTATATGATGATTTTTTAACTAATTTCGATAAAATAATTGCCGCGGATAGTTCGTTAATTGATGAGAAAGTATTTCAAATTTCTGAGAAGAAAATTCTACAATTAGAAAAAGAAAAGGCACTAAAGGATGAATTAATAACTAAGAAAAACAGGTTTAATTATTTCTTAATTGGTTCATTAGTCTTGCTTTTCATCTTCCTTGTGTTAATTGTAAAAGCATTATATTCCATAAAAACAAAAAACAAGAAAATAGCATTACAATCTTTACGAAGAGAAATGAATCCACATTTCATTTTTAATAGTTTGAATAGTGTGAACCAATTTATTTCCGAAAACAAAGAATTAGAGGCAAATAAATATTTAACGTCTTATTCTAATTTAATGCGTAACATGATGGAAAATTCGAATAAAGATTTCATTAGTTTAAGTAATGAAATGGAACAATTAAAGAAATATTTGGACTTAGAACACCTGCGTTTTCAAGATAAGTTTAATTATGAAATCATTTTAGATGAAGCAATAGATAGTGAAGCTGTTTTTATTCCGAATATGATTTTACAACCTCATTTAGAGAATGCTATTTGGCATGGATTGCGTTATAAAGAAGAGAAAGGGAGTTTGGTTTTAAAGTTCGAATTGCAGCATAAAAAAATTCAAATTACAATTGATGATAACGGTATTGGTTTAACGCAAAGTAAAGCTTTGAAAACCGTCAATCAGAAAGTGCATCAATCAAGAGGTACAACGAATACATTAGAAAGAATAAAGTTATTGAACGATTTGTATAAAATGAATATTACATTTTCTATAGCTGAGAAAGAAAAACCACAAACAGGAACTATTGTAGAAATTACTATTCCTTTATTAGATAAGATATGA
- a CDS encoding LytR/AlgR family response regulator transcription factor has protein sequence MHKIKSVIVEDETAAREVLKNYLRKYCPQVEVIGEAANIKEAVPLLHEVTPQLVFLDVEMPFGNAFDVLEACKGLQFETIFVTAFSEYSLKALNQSAAYYLLKPISIEELIVAVNKVQQQLANHDLLDRNKIIVENFRETKPEKQQVILPTLEGFEVVLMKDIVRLKGNGNFTDIFLVDGTKKMVCRFLKHFSEILPFPFMRVHKSHIINVNFVKAYNKGGFITLQDATEIEVSSTYKEDFLNKFK, from the coding sequence TTGCATAAAATTAAAAGTGTCATTGTAGAAGATGAAACCGCAGCAAGAGAAGTGTTGAAAAATTACCTTAGAAAATATTGCCCACAAGTTGAGGTAATAGGAGAAGCTGCAAATATTAAAGAAGCCGTTCCTTTATTGCACGAAGTAACTCCACAATTGGTCTTTTTAGATGTCGAAATGCCTTTTGGGAATGCTTTCGATGTATTAGAAGCCTGTAAAGGGTTACAATTTGAAACCATTTTTGTAACTGCTTTTTCAGAATATTCTTTGAAAGCCCTAAATCAAAGTGCGGCCTATTATTTATTGAAACCGATTAGCATCGAAGAGTTGATTGTTGCAGTAAATAAAGTGCAACAGCAATTAGCGAATCATGATTTATTAGACAGAAACAAAATAATTGTAGAAAATTTCAGAGAAACAAAACCGGAGAAGCAGCAAGTTATTCTGCCTACATTAGAAGGTTTTGAAGTGGTACTAATGAAAGATATTGTACGACTGAAAGGGAATGGAAACTTCACCGACATCTTCTTGGTTGATGGAACTAAGAAAATGGTGTGTAGATTTTTAAAACATTTTTCAGAAATTCTACCTTTTCCTTTTATGCGCGTGCATAAATCACATATTATTAACGTAAATTTTGTAAAAGCATACAACAAAGGTGGATTTATTACACTTCAAGATGCTACTGAAATTGAAGTTTCAAGTACCTATAAAGAAGATTTTCTGAATAAGTTTAAGTGA